The following is a genomic window from Bacteroidia bacterium.
GCCAGACATCGAGCAACCGGAGCTGTGTGGCGTGTGCGCGAAGCCCCTCCATGCCCGTACCGATGTTGATGGTGCGGAACAACCAGGGCTCGCTCCAGAGGCTTGTGCCACGGGCGGTAGTGACCGCCATGCGCCAGTAATACGAGGTGAAGCTGGACAAACCACGAAGCTGCAACCCTGCCCCATTGATCAACGTGTCGCGAAGAATTGTCGTAAACTGATTGCTTCGCGAAAGTTGGAGCCGGTAAATGCGTGCTCCGGCCACCGGATACCATTGTAGCACCGGCGAGAGGGACACATCCGGGTAACCGTTAAGCGGGGCAAGGTGACGTGGCGGCGACGGTGCGGTGCTGAATTTTGACGTAGCGCTCCACTGTCCGAAGGCTGTTGAACCCTCATTGCCCCCGCGGACTCTCCAGAAATAATCCCCTTCCGGCGCGAAACCACTGAAGCCATTTGTCTTACCGGTCAGACCCATTTCCTCGCCGAACAGCCGCGAGAAATTCGGGAATTCCGATACCTGAATGTGCCAGGTAGCGGCTGTATCCGATGCTGTCCACGTAAACTGCACGTTCGATCCCATACTCAACGCTCCATCGAACGGCAGGACCAATGTCGGCGTCCCGAAAATGGAGGCACCGGTGGTGAAGAACCATACCGTGGACCACTCGCTATAGCCCACGCCCAGCTTCGCGCGTACCCGCCAATAATAGGTGGTCGTCACGGCGAGCTCGGGCGATGTGAAGGTGGTCCCGTTCAGGTCGTTTCTTTCGAAGGTCAGAAAGCCGAAACCCACATCATTGCTCACCTGCAGATGATACGCCACCGCTCCGAAGAACGGTCGCCAGATAAAATTCGGCCGGGTCGAAGATGCATCGGACGCGTTGCTCGGCGCGAACAACGTCGGACGTGTGAGCGATTCGCTGATACTGAACACGCGTGGTGAAATACTTTCGAGTGTACTGTCGTAGGTATCGCGGATACGAATTCGTGCGATGTCGGTTGGTTCCACCGGCACCAACCAGGTAAAGGCCGCCTGCGCAGCCGGCTGATTGACAGCGACTGTGCGCCAAAGCACGCCGTTATCCGTCGTGTAATCGATATCCACGCGTTCAATACCGGCGCTCTCCCACCGTATCGTTTCATGTGACGCAATCTCCCAGAACTCGCCGCCCACGGGAGCGCGCAGCTCCAGCCGTGGGACAGGAATGATGGAGAACACCGCATCGCTGACGTCGAACAGTGAGGGGTCACCCACAGCGCTGATGCGAATCCTGCAGGCATCGGATTCCAGTGCAGGAATGTGCCACGAAGCGCTGCCGTCCGTGGCCGGGACTGCCAGGAGCTGTATCCAATCGCCTCCATTGTTCGTGGAATAGGCAATTTCCACGCTGTCCACCGCCGCGCTCTGCCAATGAATAAACTGCGTGCTCCCCTCCTGCCAGCGTTCGCCCCCATTCGGGCTCAGGACGGTTATCGCGGGAATCGGTGTGATGCTGAACACGGCTGGCGATACGCCGGTGACCGGCGGCTGTTGCGCGCCGCTGAGACGCATGAGGCAGGAATCGGACGGTGTCACCGGAATGGACCATAGCCAGGATCCGGCACGGGCATCGATTCCGGACGTCACCGGAAGCCAATCCCGACCGTTATTGACGGAATACGAGATTTGTACATCCTCAACAGCAATCACTCGCCAGCGAAGCTCCTGGACACTCGACACCTGCCACCGTTCACCTCCGGCTGGCGAGAGTATGGTGATCTGCGGAGTCTCGTACACCGTGAAGAACGCGGACGAAGTATCGGCGCGCCAGCCATCCGAATGGCTGATACGCACAAGGCAGCGGGTGGATGTGAGGGCGGGAATGACCCACGGAAAACTTCCACCAGGCGAGGGATAACGCATGGCAAGTGCTTCCCATGTCCCCCCACCATCGGAAGTCCAATGAATATCCACAAAAGCCGGAGCTTCTCCGCGCCATCGCACCAGCAGGGTGTCGCCGCTTCTCCACTCCTCGCCACCGACCGGCGACAGTATCTCGAGCCCGGTGCGGACATGCAGGGCAAGACTGGCCTGCCGCGCGATGCCACAACCTCCGGCGCGTGCGTCGAGATCGGCATCTATGATGTGCGTGCCCGGTGTTTGCGGGACGTACAACCCGCTGAACACTCCGTCGTTTGCGAGCGTATCGGGCGAGAGTCCATCGTCCCGCAGCACAACCGCCCAACCGACACCAAGACTGTCTGTTGCGAGGCAGCGAATCCGGACACTGTCGGGGGCCGGGACAGCGGTGCCGTACACGTTGACCCGCAATGAAATCGTGTCGCCCGTGAGCGCCTGCGACGCGGAGGCGCGGAGATCTATTTCAACGCCCCCCGTCCGTGAGAAAGCCAACATGCAGCGGTCGGGCAAGGCCATCTGGCCATCGAGTTCCAGCGTCCATGTACCGCTCAGCGGCCGCACGATGGTGAGTGACATCGTTGCCAAGGCGGGATCCTGATGCAGGAGGATGGTTGAGTCGTTTGCATCGAACGCGGTGAGTACGGTGGCGTCCGGCGCGAAAAGCCGGAAGGCCGGCGCCACGCGGCCCGCATGATTGATCAGAAAACTGAGCTGTTCGGTGAGACAGTCCGTCGCGAACTCCAGCGCTCCGCGGGTGATTCCGTGCAATCCGGCCGGTCGCTGCAGCATGCGCGCCGTTTGCGGCGTGAGCCGAAGATCGCTCACCGTGGCACGCGACCAATGCATGTGTAAATCTCCGCTCAGGGACTGTACATCGAAACGGCGACCCAAATCGTCCGTGGTGGCGAGAACGGGATCGGCCAGGAAGGTCTCCGTCGGCTGCGGGATCTGCCATCCGAACCCCTCATGCGTAATGGGTTGCTGCAGCAGCGGATGCACCGCACCGGAACGTGAGACAGGGAGAAGAGCGGTAAACGTTTGTCGCAGAGCAGCGTGAATACCGGAGGCCGGAGGAAGCTGTGGGGTATAGAGGTACAGGCCAGCATCAGAATACATCGCTTCGTTTCGCACCGGCTCAAGCACGAGACGCGGGATACCCTGCACCGCGAGTCGCATGCGCCATGCCTCCGCGGGATGGAAAGGTGTATCGTCCGCGGAGGTCAACCGTAAAAGCGGTACACCTCTGTCCGCGCGAAGTGTCGTAATCGACGGCTGTTGATATTCCGGCTGTGCGAAGCGCATGCTGTCCGGCGGATGCAAAAGTAAAAATTGGCCGGTGAGAGCGGTGAGAGCGGTATCACTTGCGAGAAATGCCGCTGTGATGTGCGGCAGCAAAGCAGGATTGCTATGCGGATTGCCTAGCTCGTCCGCCGCTGTTGAACGCAGCATGGAGGCGGAGAATCCGGCGAGCACCGCATTCCACACTGTTGGTCTGTCGAGCATCGCCGAGGATACGGCGACCTCGTAATCGTCATGGTTCTGCGCTTCATCCGGCGGAAACGGCGTGGGGAGCGTTGGTCTGCTTCCCGCGATCGAGAGCAGGCGAACACCTGCTGGGAGCGTACGGTCCGCCAGTTTCATCAACGCTGTCGCTCCCGGGGTCAGTTCGCGCAAGGCGGGTGCATAGGCATCCATGAAACCCGGCAGGAGCTGCGGATTGCCGTACGCGAGACCCGCGCGCAGCTCTCCCGCATGGGGAACGCCCAGAAAAACACCGGCGTGCAGGTCGCCTCGAAACGCGACAGTATCCGTCGGCACCGCAAAAGAAAGATATCCGCGTGCGCTTCCCTGTAAATATGCGCGCAGCACCAATCCGCCCATGCCCTGCGCCACCACCGCCGCCATCGCTGTATCGTACTCGGTAAACAGCAGTTGAAGATCTCGTGCAAAAAGATAGCCGCTTTCTTCCCAGGATTGGTCCGGTGGGTACACGTACTGCCAGACATCATAGCGGTCGTCCCAAGCCCTGTCGCGTTGCTGGACTCTGCCCGGGAGACTGGTCCAGACGTAGTCTTGTTTTCCGCCGAATTCCGGCTGTGAAAAATCGGATACCGAGAGTACGCTCCCATCTCCTCCCCATGCCGCATCCCGCTGGCCAAGGCCGTGTACAAACACCAGCGGCATTCGATCGGAGCGAATATTATCGAGTCGATAACTCGCGTTGGCCGGTGCCGCGCTGTCCAACACGGCTGGAGGTAGGAGCATGCTGACCTGATACAACGGACCCGAAAGCGGATCTCCTCCCTGCACGAACGGCAGTGCGGGTTTTCCGGGAAGCCACGGGAAACGCACGGCGGCAGGGAACTTCCAACCCGTGAGCAATGGCTGCTCCACGGGATGGTCGTGATATGCGACGAGATCCCGATGGACGACAACTATCGCCTCCTTGCGCCGCTGCGCTGCCAGATCCTTGAGGGGATAATGGAAGCCGGTCTTTCCGATGACGGCACCGGCCGTATTCAGGATATATAGATCGGTAATATTCTGCGTCATCATCGGGATGAACTTCGCCTTGTAGAACGTGGCGAATCCGTTGCTATCGAGGCGGATACGGATGGAAATCGGGGAGAAAGGCATGGGGATTCCGCTTCCGGCATAGCCCCAGAGCTCCACTGCCGCCGCGACAGGCCCCCATTGATCCACCACGCGAATGCGAACGGCTATCTCGCTCTCCTCGACGGGGGCCACGTTCACGAACGCCGTGCGCCGCAGCGTGTCATACGTCGCGCTGTCCGCCACGATGAGCGTCACGGTATAGAGACCCGACACCTCGTACGTGAACCGGGGATTTTTCTCATCCGAATCGGTTACGCCGTCACCGTCCAGATCCCAGGCCCGGAAAATGACGGAGTCCTGCGGTGTGGACAGATCGAAAAACTGCACGGACAGCGGTGCAGCTCCGGAGTCCACATCCACGGAGAAATCCGCGTTGACCTGGCCATGTCCCTGCACGGACAGGAGACAGATCGCCGTGATGAGAAACACGATGAAAGCGAGAAAGCGGCGCAGGCGCCGTCCGGAGTGAGAACGTCGGATCATGGCCGGTCTCCGGTTGTTCTTGGCGGGTAATTTCTTACGAAATGGCGATTTACACCATTCGCCTGAAGTTACGGTTTATCGGTATTTGTTGCAAGAGATGCGAGGTTGTTGAGCGTGGCGCGCTCATCCGCATATATCAGGTTATTTTGTGGGTTTTCACGAAAAGGTGAGAAGGTCAAAGGGTAAAAGGGTGAAAGGGTAACAAATTCTTACCTTTTCACCTTTTTTCCTTTTCACCTTTTTACCAGCGCCCGTTTGGACCTACGGAGTAAGCAGATTTCGGAAATCGTACGTCACACACCGTCAGTCCTTTATCACGGCGACTTTGGCAACACCCGCCTGTTTGCCGTTCGCGGCTGCGGCCACGACGAAGTACATCCCCGAGGCGGCAGCTTCCCCGGTCAGAGTCCGTCCGTCCCAGAATCCGATCCTTCCGCCGGGAGAGGGCACCTCCGCGACGAGATCCCCGGAGACACTGAGAATTTTGATGATGGACCCCTCAACCAGACCGTCGATACTGAGTTGCCCGTCCACCGCCGGACGGAAGGGATTAGGCGCCACAGTGACGTCTCCGAATGTCACCACAGGTTCAACGTACGGCGTTGCAAGGCTCGACAATCCACGCCGCGTCGCGATATAGGCAACACCGGTCTGAGGATGCACCAGTATGTTGATGATGTCGTTGTCGAGGAGCGGACTGTTATCGGTGTTGTACTGCGCCAGGATCTCGCTCCCATCGGGTGTAAGCACAAACACGCCATCCTTGGTACCGAGCCATTTGTTGTTGACGGGATCGATGGCGATGGCGGAAATATACAAGCCCTCGATATTGCAACGGGTATTGAAACAGGTTTTCGAGACCCTGTCGTTCACTCTGGGATTGAAGATTGTTCGCAGACCGCGATCGGTACCAATCCAGACATCGCCAAGCATATCCACCGCGACGGACGTCACCTCATTCTCCGCGTTGATGCCGCTGGCGTCATTCGCGTTGAAGCGGGTCCAGGTGTCGTCGGAGGTAGTGGCGAGCGTTCCTTTGTCGTCGAACACCAGCAGGCCGCGGAAGTTCGAGGTATTCATCATAATCCACTTGCGGCCGGATTGATCGACGGCAAGTCCGGAAACAATCGTCCCTTTTGGCAGCGAGGGATCGCTGTAGAAACGCCAGCTTCCGTCAGGGGTCCTGCACCCGAGCAGTCCCCCACCGCTGCGGAAGTGCAGACTCCAGACATTCCCCCTGTTGTCCCGCTTGATTCCTTCCACGGCGGGGAACAAGGGATTGTCGTCCAGTCCTGGAAAATCGGGCACCGTACCGACAGTGTGATTCACGAACGTTCCGTCTGCTTTGCGCTCAAGCACTCCCCCGCCGCGCGTGGCAAACCAGACGGATCCGTCCGGACCGTCGGTGAGGTCCATCACGGTGTTCGAAGAAATCTGGCTGACGGATTTGCTGTCGTAATTCATCCAGCGTGTCCCGTCATACGCATAGATACCCTTGTCCGAAAGTCCGGATGCAGCCCAGAGCACACCGAAATCATCCACTGTGAGAGCTTTGAAAAAATTTGACGCCGGGCCATCGGGACGCGCAAAGCTCCATGCGTTCCCCTGCACATGTATGCTGATTCCATCCGTGGATGCGACAACGATATCGCTGCCATTCGAGGCGAGGTCCGTAAATCGCGGATTTACGGGATACGAGCCGTTGTCCAGTCGATCTCCTACCTGAATGGCATTCCCCCCGGAGTCTACACGAAACACGGCCACTTCTGTCACGAGATACAGATCGACACCATGCACGCGAATGCGACGGTGTGCGCCGGCTCCGAGAGCGCCGACATGCAGCGCGAAGGCGCCGCTCTCGAAGCGGAGAATTGCCGCAGCGGTGGTTGCGTGCAGAGCGTCGTTGCGGATGGCGAGCGAGTGCACCTCCGGCGAGCCGCCCCCGGGAAACGAGGTATAGGACGTCCAATTCGTCGGATCCTTCAGATTCGGATGGCGAAGGTCCGCCGCAGCGATGCCATGCTCCGTAGCGACCCAGATGTCATTGCCCAGAACAAGGACATCGTTGACGCGACCCTGCGACGGCAAATTCCCGAACTTGGTATAGGTATCGCCAAATTCCCTGCGATCAGGATCGTACACCGTCAAACCGAATTCCGTGCCGACGTACAGCTTCCCTGCATGCTCGTAGAGACAGGTGATTCCCCTGCGTTGGAATTGCGTCGCACGCACAATGTCCGAGACCTCGCTCCATTCTCCGCCGCTGCTTCTGATGTTCAGAAATCCGGTGCTTGCCCCGGCGACAAGGCGGCCGTCCGGGAGCGTCGTCACCGCGGTGTAGTCTATGTCCGACAGTCCGTCCACATTGGTAAAGCGTGTGAAATCCGTTCCGACGCTGACGAAAACGCCACCGCTGGTTGCGGCGATGACACGACCGTTGGACACGGCGATGTCGCGGACGTTTTTCATGTCGGTGAGTGTGCGCCAGGTACCCGTTTGCGCCACAGCCGCGACCGCAAACAGCGTAAGCCCGGTGAAGATGTGGAGCAATCGGTGGAGTGTCACGAGCGACCACCTTCGTCAATGATTCCGAAGAGGTTGAGCATTTCCATGGCGGTGAGAGCGGCGTCCCAGCCCTTGTTTCCATGTTTGAGTCCGGCGCGCTCGAGCGCCTGTCCGGTGCTCTCCGTTGTCAGTACACCGAAAGCGATGGGTACACCGCTGTCCATGGAGAGATTGGCGATACCCTTGGTGACTTCCGCGGCGATGTAGTCGAAATGGGGGGTTTCACCTCGGATAACCGCACCGATGCAAATCACGGCATCGAAGCGACCTGCCGCGACAACACGTTTGGCAACCAGCGGGAGTTCGAAAGATCCCGGGCAGAGAAACACTTCATACTGCCGGGCTTCCGCGCCATGCCGTTGCAGACAATCGATGGCGCCTTCCACAAGTCGTCGGGTAATGACATCGTTGAAACGACTCGCGATGATGGCGAAGCGGTGAGATCCGGCTTTCAGATCTCCCTGAATGGGGGTGTACATAAACTTCCTCGATGTTATTGTATGAACAGCCGGCGCTTCATCGCCTGCACGGTATCCTGTGAAACGGTATACGTCCCGAAGTTGGGATAGTCGTTGCGTTTGCCTCCGTGGAAATCCGATCCCCCGCTCTCCAGCAGAAAATACTCTGATGCTATTCCGCGGTAGAACCGGACCCGATGCATGTCATGCGCGGGGTGCACCACTTCAACACCGTCGATGCCGGCATGAATCAAATACGAAAGGTCGTGCTCGCTCACGTACCAGCCGGGGTGTGCAAGGATGGATACTCCGCCGGCATTGGCTATGATCTCCACCGCATCCTCGGGCGAAATTTTGTATTTCGGCTCAAACGCCGGGCCGGATTCTCCTATATAGCTCTCGAAAGCCTCGGCGTAATCCTTGGTCAATCCTTCGTCCAGCATCGCCGCGGCAATATGCGGGCGACCCACAGCGCCCTGGCCGGCATGTTCGAGCACGATATCGAAATCGAGCGGGAGATCCAGATTGTTGAGTTTACGCACGATACGCTCGGCCCGGATAAATCGCTCGCGCTTGAGAAAGGAAAGCGTTTCGCGGAATTCCTTGTTTGAGGGATCGAACATATAGCCCAGGATGTGAATGTCCTTCGTTCCAAGAGTGGAACTTAACTCTACGCCGGGAATGATTTCAATCCCAAAATCTCCCGCCACTCCCAGCGCTTCCTCGATGCCGTCGATGTTGTCATGATCCGTGATGCTGAGTGTGCCGATGCCAACCTCATGAGCACGCAATACCAGCTCGCGCGGCGAAAGCGCCCCGTCGGAGTAGTAGGTGTGCGTATGCAGATCGACTTTCCCGGTCATAATTTCTGCCTGAAGTTGTGGAATGGAATTCGCGGAACACTCTACCGGCACCCTCAATCCCCGAAAATACGGAGAATGAAGTACCCCAACCCGAGTTGCATCAGGGCAAGCGACAGACCTGCATAAATATCGTATTTTTTCGCGTCAGATAACAACGCTTCATCCCGGCTCCTGAGGTACGCATCATATCGTCCGTCGGCATACTGCTTGAACATCACAGCGGCGACACCCGCTGCGAGTGTCGCTCCGGCAGGAAGAACAATGTCCATGCCGGGCATACGCAGCGGCTCATCCACGAGAGCGAAACCGGCCGGACGTTCGCCCGATGCAACGGGCAGGACGACAAGTAATGCTCCCTCGTGTGCGTTGCCCGTGCGCACAATCTGAGACAGATAGCCAGGCTTCCGTACCGAAAGAGCTGCGGTGTCCACCGGGAGATCGACCGGTGTGTAACCGATAAATTCCTCACCGCGATACACCGCGGCACCATAGGGCACACTGCGGATCTGTAGTGTGCGGGTGAATCGAACATGCATCACCCCCAAATGCGCCGGAAGAGGATCGGGACCGAGAGCGCTGCGTTGCGCATTCCATGCCGCGCGTTCAGGGTAATACAGCACCAGATGTGCGGCATCACTCCTGAGAACACGAAGTGGCGTCCTGCCCATGAGACTATCTCCGGCGTACACTTCGGCTCCCTGCGGATCGCTCTCGATACTGACGAAGGGCGATTCGCGGGGTTCGATATCCTGTGCTGTTACTCGCCCTGTGCCGCCGATGAGAATGATCAACAGCAGTGTGCAGAGGCATTTAATCAACTGCATTCCCGGCTCCTTTCTCCATCTGCCTGCCAAACAAGGATGCATTTCCTTCTTCATCCACAACAAGCACGCCATGGACCGTGAGCAAGGGACGAACACTGCTTCGAAGCTTCATTGCCGCGAGAAGCACTGTTTCATCCGAGCCATCCCCCAGGGCGTGTACGCGCCCGTCGCGCGCGAGCAGCAGAAGACCTCCGCTCGCAGGTACGGGGGTGGCACCCGGGAGACGACCCGTACGTACCCGTCGAAGCTCGCGGCCATCCAGAGCATCCACCCATACGATATCACCACCGGACAGGGCTACAACAATTCCATGTTTCGTCATGAGAGGTGAGACGTGCACGGGTTCATTGAATTTCCGGATAAAGCGCACCGTCCCGCTTTGCGCTTCTGCCGCGATCAGCGTCCCGTTTCTGGTCACCGCACAGACGACGCCGTCATCTGCGGCCGGGGCGACGAGTATGGCTTCGCCGCTTGCCTGCGTCCAGCGCACGGCGCCGCTCACCGCAGAGAGTGCGGAAAGATCCCCGTTTGCCCCGCAGACAAAGAGAAGACTATCCTCTGCGACGAGCCCCGCACTGAAAGCGCCGGACAGCCGGCGGGTCCATTTGGGAATCGAATCATGCAATCCGAAACACATCACAGTACCGCCTCGGCTCACAAGAAACAGATTGTCTCCGCTGACACAGACAGATGCGTCGCTCGCTTCTATATCTGCCGACCAAAGCAGTGAGGCGTCATCGAGACTGTGGCATTGCAGCGTGGATTGTTCCGCCAATGCAATGAGATAGAGCCTGTTTGAAACCGCTACCGGTGCTGCATGAACATACCCCTGCGCGTTGATTCGTCCCTTCTGCTCTCCGCTCGGTATATCCACCACATCGATGATGCCGGTGATCGAAGAAAGCAGCGCATAGTCCTGAACAAGCAGGATTTCGTTGCGTCCCGCGTAGCCGTCAAGGGAATGCTCCCACCTGAGATGCAGCGGCGCATCAGGCAGCGTGATGTCGCTGTGGTGTTGCGCCGGTCCGGCTTGGCCGTTTATAGGCGAATCAAGATCACTCGCGCTGCCGCAAGCGGAAAAAAACATGGCACAGATCATGAGCGGGAGGAGTCGCATCAGAAATCCCATCCGAAGAAAAACTGATGAAACATGTCCGGTTGAATCCTGCTGAAATTATCCTCGATGCGCTTTCCGAAATCGTAACGTAGCACCAGCACACCGAACAGGCTGAAGCGCAGGCCCGCACCGAAGCTCCCGAGGGAGGCACCGTAATCGTCATCCCAACTGTTCCCCGCATCGACGAATACGGCGCCGCGCAGGATGCCAAGATTGATTGCCCCGAAGGGAAAATCAAAACCGACGCGATCAAGCAAGGGGAAGCGCAACTCCGTGCTGGTAAGCCAGCGCTTGGTCCCCCGAATGGACCAGCGCGGCCAGCCACGCAAATCCCAACTGCCGCCGAGAAAATACCTGCGCGCTTCCTTGCCGTGGTTGTACAGAAACTCGAAGCGGGTAGCAACGGCGGAGCGCAGTCCTATGCGGAAGTACCTGCGGTAATCGAACATCGCCGAGTAGTAGTTGACGTTCGAATAGCGGATATCCGTGGTGTACGATAAGGTCACGTTGAAGCGGTTGCCGTCTATCGGACCGGTCCAGTAGTACAGCGCGTTGTCTTTGACGTACGATATCGAATTCGTCAATAACAGCGCTTTGCGCTGTCGCACCTGGGCGAGGGCTTCCTTGTCCGAGCTGCTGAAGCTCACCGCTCCCTCAATACGCTGAAACTTGGACAGCGGATATGCGGCGGCGAAATATCCTCCAAACGCCCGCTCGTTGAAGTACAGATCCGGATCGAGCAAATCGTAGCGCCGCCCGCTGTAATGGAAGATGCCGTAGCTGTAGGGATACTTCTGGCCCACCGACACGCGCGAGACCGCTACATTGAAGCTGCTCAGCAACTCGCTCGACGTTTGCGCGGTGTTGGACACAAGAAAATAATACCGGTCGTCCCCCAACATGTCGCTGATGCTCAGCGCGGCTCCCCCAAGCGTACCGAACACCGGATCGGTGGATATCGCGCTTTGCGCTATGTCGAGCTGATACGTCTTATCGTAACGCAGAGAAGTCGCTTCCTCTGCTCCCGCGTATTCCTGCACCAACCAACCGGACCGAGGCCGGAAGGGACGCATTCCCGTGCTCTCAGGGAGAGAGTCGGTCCGCTTCGCAACCTGTTCGATGGTGTTGATGGTAAAGGAAAACCGATCAAAGGCCGAAAACAACAGCGATCCGGTCGGGGTCCACACCGGATCGAAGGCTGATGTGGTAAAGCGCGACACCTGCTTGACTGGCGGCAACCATCCCGGCTCGAGGTTGAACGGAATCACCTGCAAATTGAATGTACCATCCCGATCGCTGGTACAGGCGATGGAGCGCCCGTCGGGCGACCAGGATGGCGACAGAAAGTTGCAGCTGTCCTGTGTCACCGCCCGGATGCGACTGGTCTCCACATCAAGAGCATACAAATTGTACAGGCCGTTTTCACCCCAGGCACCGCGATCGGATGCGAAAACCAGCGTGGCACCGTCCGGAGACCAGGCGGGATCGCGGTCATCGTAAAAATCGGCAGTCCGGCGATCCAGCGTCCGATCAACCAGATCGGCGATGTACAAATCCTGTTCTCCCGCCAGGTTCAGCGCCGAAAACGCGATGCGCTGATTGTCAGGCGACCAACTCGGCGATCCGATCATTACGAGACCCTCGAATGCGAGCGTCTTTGTCAAGCGTCTCGCCGGCACATCGTAGAGGTGCAGCACATCACTCTCCCCGCTTTTCGTGACGAAGGCCAGCATCCCGTCGCTGTTCACCGCCATGCGTGGAC
Proteins encoded in this region:
- the ribH gene encoding 6,7-dimethyl-8-ribityllumazine synthase; this translates as MYTPIQGDLKAGSHRFAIIASRFNDVITRRLVEGAIDCLQRHGAEARQYEVFLCPGSFELPLVAKRVVAAGRFDAVICIGAVIRGETPHFDYIAAEVTKGIANLSMDSGVPIAFGVLTTESTGQALERAGLKHGNKGWDAALTAMEMLNLFGIIDEGGRS
- a CDS encoding PHP domain-containing protein translates to MTGKVDLHTHTYYSDGALSPRELVLRAHEVGIGTLSITDHDNIDGIEEALGVAGDFGIEIIPGVELSSTLGTKDIHILGYMFDPSNKEFRETLSFLKRERFIRAERIVRKLNNLDLPLDFDIVLEHAGQGAVGRPHIAAAMLDEGLTKDYAEAFESYIGESGPAFEPKYKISPEDAVEIIANAGGVSILAHPGWYVSEHDLSYLIHAGIDGVEVVHPAHDMHRVRFYRGIASEYFLLESGGSDFHGGKRNDYPNFGTYTVSQDTVQAMKRRLFIQ
- a CDS encoding PEGA domain-containing protein, whose translation is MQLIKCLCTLLLIILIGGTGRVTAQDIEPRESPFVSIESDPQGAEVYAGDSLMGRTPLRVLRSDAAHLVLYYPERAAWNAQRSALGPDPLPAHLGVMHVRFTRTLQIRSVPYGAAVYRGEEFIGYTPVDLPVDTAALSVRKPGYLSQIVRTGNAHEGALLVVLPVASGERPAGFALVDEPLRMPGMDIVLPAGATLAAGVAAVMFKQYADGRYDAYLRSRDEALLSDAKKYDIYAGLSLALMQLGLGYFILRIFGD
- a CDS encoding PQQ-binding-like beta-propeller repeat protein; protein product: MRLLPLMICAMFFSACGSASDLDSPINGQAGPAQHHSDITLPDAPLHLRWEHSLDGYAGRNEILLVQDYALLSSITGIIDVVDIPSGEQKGRINAQGYVHAAPVAVSNRLYLIALAEQSTLQCHSLDDASLLWSADIEASDASVCVSGDNLFLVSRGGTVMCFGLHDSIPKWTRRLSGAFSAGLVAEDSLLFVCGANGDLSALSAVSGAVRWTQASGEAILVAPAADDGVVCAVTRNGTLIAAEAQSGTVRFIRKFNEPVHVSPLMTKHGIVVALSGGDIVWVDALDGRELRRVRTGRLPGATPVPASGGLLLLARDGRVHALGDGSDETVLLAAMKLRSSVRPLLTVHGVLVVDEEGNASLFGRQMEKGAGNAVD
- a CDS encoding BamA/TamA family outer membrane protein, whose protein sequence is MCRQTPHRVLSTVAGQVSAQHRFCILLALLLAATVAWPGTTDAQFLPFGRNKIAHTDFDWRVLKTEHFDIYYYPEMARLAAMGATMAEESFRRLEGQFNFTLLHRIPLIFYSSPIHFQQTNVTPGFIPDGVGGFFEFLKGRVVIPSNGSLEQFRHVINHELVHVFMHNKLEMTLRSRGMRMDRYLPLWFVEGLAEYYSTKWDSQAEMMLRDAVLNGYFAPLSTIWMISGSFLMYKEGQSALEFIAAEYGEEKIIQLIENFWVAEEFSQVMKYTLGKTYEEFDKEWVRWLKKKYYPLVADNDSPSDASTPVVPEGFNAKPVYYAQGDSAGVLYIANNDGYAGVYFRTFASGRSERLIQGEKTDRFEAFHLFGPRMAVNSDGMLAFVTKSGESDVLHLYDVPARRLTKTLAFEGLVMIGSPSWSPDNQRIAFSALNLAGEQDLYIADLVDRTLDRRTADFYDDRDPAWSPDGATLVFASDRGAWGENGLYNLYALDVETSRIRAVTQDSCNFLSPSWSPDGRSIACTSDRDGTFNLQVIPFNLEPGWLPPVKQVSRFTTSAFDPVWTPTGSLLFSAFDRFSFTINTIEQVAKRTDSLPESTGMRPFRPRSGWLVQEYAGAEEATSLRYDKTYQLDIAQSAISTDPVFGTLGGAALSISDMLGDDRYYFLVSNTAQTSSELLSSFNVAVSRVSVGQKYPYSYGIFHYSGRRYDLLDPDLYFNERAFGGYFAAAYPLSKFQRIEGAVSFSSSDKEALAQVRQRKALLLTNSISYVKDNALYYWTGPIDGNRFNVTLSYTTDIRYSNVNYYSAMFDYRRYFRIGLRSAVATRFEFLYNHGKEARRYFLGGSWDLRGWPRWSIRGTKRWLTSTELRFPLLDRVGFDFPFGAINLGILRGAVFVDAGNSWDDDYGASLGSFGAGLRFSLFGVLVLRYDFGKRIEDNFSRIQPDMFHQFFFGWDF